In Cicer arietinum cultivar CDC Frontier isolate Library 1 chromosome 1, Cicar.CDCFrontier_v2.0, whole genome shotgun sequence, one DNA window encodes the following:
- the LOC101496367 gene encoding uncharacterized protein isoform X1, with protein MRGCALPLTQFTYLPSHLCNTIIKINSFPFLHSFPSHHSLTIHNPTTPIPFTSLHAHHQPHDDDEQENFHVLTAVKSDYNDIMIVDTPNSRMLLLDSSHNVHSILYKDQKWTNSYWDEFASLPAIVPKGPIAILGLGGGTAAHLMLELWPSLQLEGWEIDDILIDKARDYFGLSDLEKTTEDGGILNIRIGDVFIPSEDSHRRYAGIVVDLFSDGKVLPQLEEVSTWLELHDRLMANGRLMVNCGGIDEGSSVVDGSTGLDNLSNDEAWLLNSALKALSKAFPGQLSWKRMPKESGENFMALTGPLPDLKSWSANVPSPLSTRVMDWRPCEMVSRS; from the exons ATGAGAGGTTGCGCATTGCCGTTAACCCAATTCACATATCTTCCCTCCCATTTATGCAATACAATCATCAAAATCAACTCCTTTCCTTTTCTACATTCATTCCCATCTCATCACTCTCTCACCATTCACAATCCAACAACACCAATACCTTTCACTTCACTTCATGCCCACCACCAACCACATGATGATGATGAACAAGAAAACTTTCATGTTCTCACTGCTGTCAAAAGTGATTACAATGATATTATGATTGTTGATACTCCAAATTCTAGAATGCTTCTCCTTGATTCATCTC acaATGTTCACAGCATTCTATACAAGGACCAAAAGTGGACTAATTCTTACTGG GATGAATTTGCCAGCTTGCCAGCCATTGTTCCAAAAGGGCCCATTGCTATCTTAGGTTTG GGTGGTGGAACTGCTGCTCATCTGATGCTTGAATTGTGGCCTTCACTTCAACTTGAAGGCTGGGAGATTGATGACATT tTAATCGATAAAGCAAGAGATTATTTTGGCTTATCTGATCTGGAGAAGACAACAGAAGATGGTGGCATTCTTAATATTCGTATTGGCGATGTCTTCATTCCCTCAGAAGATTCGCACAGAAGATATGCTG GAATTGTAGTTGACTTATTCTCTGATGGAAAAGTTTTGCCTCAGCTGGAAGAG GTTAGTACTTGGTTGGAATTACATGATAGATTGATGGCCAATGGTCGTTTAATGGTTAACTGCGGTGGCATCGATGAGGGGTCAAGTGTTGTAGATGGAAGTACTGGTCTAGATAATTTATCTAATGATGAGGCATGGTTATTAAATTCAGCATTGAAAGCATTATCCAAAGCATTTCCTGGACAA CTAAGTTGGAAGAGAATGCCAAAGGAAAGCGGTGAAAATTTTATGGCACTTACAGGACCCTTGCCTGACCTGAAATCTTGGTCTGCTAATGTTCCATCTCCTTTGAGCACAAGAGTGATGGATTGGAGACCTTGTGAAATGGTTTCTAGAAGTTGA
- the LOC101496367 gene encoding uncharacterized protein isoform X2: MRGCALPLTQFTYLPSHLCNTIIKINSFPFLHSFPSHHSLTIHNPTTPIPFTSLHAHHQPHDDDEQENFHVLTAVKSDYNDIMIVDTPNSRMLLLDSSHNVHSILYKDQKWTNSYWLIDKARDYFGLSDLEKTTEDGGILNIRIGDVFIPSEDSHRRYAGIVVDLFSDGKVLPQLEEVSTWLELHDRLMANGRLMVNCGGIDEGSSVVDGSTGLDNLSNDEAWLLNSALKALSKAFPGQLSWKRMPKESGENFMALTGPLPDLKSWSANVPSPLSTRVMDWRPCEMVSRS, from the exons ATGAGAGGTTGCGCATTGCCGTTAACCCAATTCACATATCTTCCCTCCCATTTATGCAATACAATCATCAAAATCAACTCCTTTCCTTTTCTACATTCATTCCCATCTCATCACTCTCTCACCATTCACAATCCAACAACACCAATACCTTTCACTTCACTTCATGCCCACCACCAACCACATGATGATGATGAACAAGAAAACTTTCATGTTCTCACTGCTGTCAAAAGTGATTACAATGATATTATGATTGTTGATACTCCAAATTCTAGAATGCTTCTCCTTGATTCATCTC acaATGTTCACAGCATTCTATACAAGGACCAAAAGTGGACTAATTCTTACTGG tTAATCGATAAAGCAAGAGATTATTTTGGCTTATCTGATCTGGAGAAGACAACAGAAGATGGTGGCATTCTTAATATTCGTATTGGCGATGTCTTCATTCCCTCAGAAGATTCGCACAGAAGATATGCTG GAATTGTAGTTGACTTATTCTCTGATGGAAAAGTTTTGCCTCAGCTGGAAGAG GTTAGTACTTGGTTGGAATTACATGATAGATTGATGGCCAATGGTCGTTTAATGGTTAACTGCGGTGGCATCGATGAGGGGTCAAGTGTTGTAGATGGAAGTACTGGTCTAGATAATTTATCTAATGATGAGGCATGGTTATTAAATTCAGCATTGAAAGCATTATCCAAAGCATTTCCTGGACAA CTAAGTTGGAAGAGAATGCCAAAGGAAAGCGGTGAAAATTTTATGGCACTTACAGGACCCTTGCCTGACCTGAAATCTTGGTCTGCTAATGTTCCATCTCCTTTGAGCACAAGAGTGATGGATTGGAGACCTTGTGAAATGGTTTCTAGAAGTTGA
- the NAC08 gene encoding protein SOMBRERO yields MMQGSGQLTVPPGFRFHPTDEELLYYYLRKKVSYEAIDLDVIREVDLNKLEPWDLKEKCRIGSGPQNEWYFFSHKDKKYPTGTRTNRATTAGFWKATGRDKAIYHTNSKRIGMRKTLVFYTGRAPHGHKTDWIMHEYRLDDNDAEVQEDGWVVCRVFKKKNTSRGYQQEIEEEDHIMNHMRTTNAPCHNNILEPKHHHHKQQQQGLLYDYNNNNNSFDATIHLPQLFSPESAVPPPPPTSFPSSMDILECSQNLLRLTTPAFSGLNLMQQQGERFHGDWSFLDKLLASHNGIDHHHTLRNKCNTNNQHGAAPSVETSAHKFPFHYLGCHSHHDIMKFSK; encoded by the exons ATGATGCAGGGAAGTGGACAGTTAACAGTTCCACCAGGGTTCAGGTTTCACCCTACTGATGAGGAGCTTCTTTACTATTACCTAAGGAAGAAAGTTTCTTATGAAGCCATTGATCTTGATGTTATCAGAGAAGTTGATCTTAACAAACTTGAACCTTGGGATCTCAAAG AGAAATGTAGGATAGGATCAGGGCCACAGAATGAGTGGTATTTCTTCAGCCATAAAGACAAGAAATATCCAACAGGAACAAGAACAAACAGAGCAACTACAGCAGGGTTTTGGAAAGCTACAGGAAGAGACAAAGCAATATACCACACAAATTCCAAAAGGATTGGAATGAGGAAAACCTTAGTCTTCTACACTGGTCGTGCTCCTCATGGCCACAAAACTGATTGGATCATGCATGAGTACCGCCTTGACGACAATGATGCAGAAGTTCAG GAAGATGGATGGGTGGTTTGCAGAgtattcaaaaagaaaaatacaagtaGAGGCTACCAACaagaaattgaagaagaagatcacATAATGAACCATATGAGAACAACAAATGCTCCATGCCATAATAATATTCTAGAACcaaaacatcatcatcacaagcAACAACAACAAGGATTACTATATGattacaacaacaataacaatagcTTTGATGCTACAATTCATCTACCACAGTTATTCAGTCCAGAATCAGCTgttccaccaccaccaccaactTCATTTCCTTCATCCATGGACATCCTTGAATGCTCTCAAAACTTGTTGAGGCTCACAACTCCTGCATTTTCTGGACTCAATCTCATGCAACAACAAGGAGAGAGGTTTCATGGTGATTGGTCATTCTTGGATAAACTACTTGCATCTCATAATGGCATTGATCATCATCACACTTTAAGAAACAAATGTAATACTAATAATCAGCATGGTGCAGCACCTTCTGTTGAAACTTCAGCTCACAAATTTCCATTTCATTACCTTGGTTGTCACTCTCATCATGATATTATGAAATTTTCAaagtaa